The genomic DNA ATTCTACTACCTGTTCCAGTATCTAGATCACGAGTTACTTCTTCAACCTTTTTCATTGCCTCTTTAATTTTTTGATCAATTTCCTCCATATCAATATCAGAAACATTTTCTGTTACTATAATCTTCTTTTCGATTATGAATTCTCCACTATCTTCTGTTTTCTGATCTGATTTGTTTTCAGCAAAAAGTACTTCATAGAGCTCATGATAGGGATACTCTATTACTTGGGCATAATGACTTAGAACTTGGTTTTCTATGTTCATGAGAGCATGTAAACCAACTGTTCCTAAAAACAATGTTACTGTTAAGATTATTAAATGTTTCATAATTCCTCCTTGTTATTTCAGGTCCTTTCAAGGTTATTGTATTTGCAATACATGTACCAAAAATTCATCCTATAACTTCGTTGTTGTTACTAATGTATCTAATAGCTTGGATTCTATGGAGATAGGTTGAATATTTTTTGCAGATTTTATTATGAAGTTACAAAGAGGAAAGGATTTCTATAAAACATTATATCAAAATGATATAACTATTGATGCAATCATATCATGATGATGACAAACTAGTTGATTTAATTCTAACTTGGTATAGGAATTGAATTTTTTAGTATCTAATTTCGATTCTTACTTTATACAGTTTGTTACCTTTAACCATATAAACAGATCTTTCAATAAAATCGAAATCACTTACATAGTTGATAGTTTCATCACTTGAATAGTGGGTTAGGGTATCACCATTCAGTATATTGATCAAGGTCAAACTGTTATAATATGGAATGAGAATAATGCTGTTATTCAATCTTCTATCCATTTCGAGAGAGATTTGCACCGGCTGATATGGCGGTGCAGGAGAATAGATTGGTAACTGTGAATCATCACCTTTAGTCCATACCAAATCACCGTTATCTCTCTTTAGACAGTAACTGATATTATCTGCAGTCATCACCAACATTAGATTAGAGTCGAGAATTTCTATTGAAACAACATTGTGGTTGAGATTAGTTTTCCAAGTATTTCTTTTAGTTCTTTTATCGTAAGCATATAAAACATCATTAGATACAAGGTAAATATTACGTAAACAAAAGTAGGGTTTGAGAGTAATGGGATATGAAAGTGTGCTTTCCCAATCGACAGTTAGTTCAATATTATGTTGTGGAACAAGAAGAATACCATAATCCAGGGGAAGGATTTCTTGTAGTTTGAGAATATCAATGTTACGAAGGGTAAGTTGAAATTGCTCTCTTGTTATGTGTAAACGATCATCAACTACATCTCTTCCCATGAATAAATAGTAGATCGAAAAGATCAGCATTAATAACATTAATACTACCGGGATGCGAAACTTTTTAGCTTTGTACCATGGTTTTCTAATATCCCGTTTTCGTTCTTCAAAAGATATCATCCAATAAGGAAAAGGTTCTCTCTTATATTCATTTGAAACCTTATCGGCTAGTTCATAGAATCCTGTTTCTTTTAGGTTTAGAGTTTTTGCCTTATCAGCCGGTAGAGTAACAAAAATTGAGTTTATCGGCAACTCTTGAACTACCGGTTTAACTTCGATATCTTTTCCCAAAACACCAAGTAGACCAAGATTCTCTTTAGTTTTAACGTGGAAATGATCCCAGTTCTTTCCTAATTCATCTAAACCGGATTGAGTAATTACCCCAGCAAGAAATCTGCCACCTGACACGAAACAAATGTTATTATCTTCAATGATGGCTAAGAAGATAGAAACACCGACCTCTTGTTCCTGAAAATTTCTGAAATGAGCAAAAAGTTCCCAGTTAAGGTTGAGGAAAAACTCCTTGAGAAGAGCAGGTAATTCTTCCCAAAGAATATTCTGAAAGTCAATTTTAACCAGGCTCTGTAATATGATTGAATTAATTTTTTCGTGAGATGAACTCTCTTCTCTGTAGTGAGTTAGGAGAACGATACTTCTATCCTGTCTCTGAAAGTAATCGGAGAAAAAGAG from Candidatus Cloacimonadota bacterium includes the following:
- a CDS encoding PQQ-like beta-propeller repeat protein, which encodes MNVKILHAEKNKTNLFFSDYFQRQDRSIVLLTHYREESSSHEKINSIILQSLVKIDFQNILWEELPALLKEFFLNLNWELFAHFRNFQEQEVGVSIFLAIIEDNNICFVSGGRFLAGVITQSGLDELGKNWDHFHVKTKENLGLLGVLGKDIEVKPVVQELPINSIFVTLPADKAKTLNLKETGFYELADKVSNEYKREPFPYWMISFEERKRDIRKPWYKAKKFRIPVVLMLLMLIFSIYYLFMGRDVVDDRLHITREQFQLTLRNIDILKLQEILPLDYGILLVPQHNIELTVDWESTLSYPITLKPYFCLRNIYLVSNDVLYAYDKRTKRNTWKTNLNHNVVSIEILDSNLMLVMTADNISYCLKRDNGDLVWTKGDDSQLPIYSPAPPYQPVQISLEMDRRLNNSIILIPYYNSLTLINILNGDTLTHYSSDETINYVSDFDFIERSVYMVKGNKLYKVRIEIRY